The DNA segment CTCATCCGGCAATCCTAGGAACCGCGTCGACGATCTTGGAGCCGCGCCGGGGAGTCGTCGCTCACAGCGGTCGCCAGCCAGCCGGCGATCTGGGCGCGGCGGGTCACACCGAGCTTGGTACGGATGTGCTCGACGTGCGCGCCGACCGTCCTCGGCGAGATGACCAGCTCGCCGGCGATCTCCCGGTCGGTGCGGCCGGACGCCACGAGCCGGGCCACTTCCAGCTCGCGGGCGGTCAGCGGGGACTCGGCGGGACCTCCCGCGGCGGGCGTCCCGGCCAGCCACGCGGACGGCGGCGAGCTCGGTCCCCACGCCGTCCGGGCGGCCGTGACCAGGGCCGCCGCCTCGGCCGGGCGTCTCGTGCGATGGGCACAGCGGGCCTGGTCCAGCAGCACGGCCGTACCCTCCCAGAAGCGCCGCCGGGCGGCCCAGGCCGTCGCTGCCCGGTCGAGCCGGGCACGGGCCATCCCGGTCTGCCCCTCCGCCAGGTGGATCAGACCCCACGCGTGGTCGGCGGCGGCGAGGGTTCCGGGGATCGCGCGTGCCGCCAGCAAGGGCTCGGCCCGCGCCAGCCACTCCCGGGCCCGCGAGGGCCCGTTCGCCGCCAGCGCGCTTCGCACGGCGGTGACGACGTACGGGAAGAGGTAGGAAGCGTCACCCACCGCGGCCGATGCCGCGAATCCCTGCTCGCACCGCGCGAGGGCCGCGTCGTGATCTCCGCCGAGGAACGCCAGCTCGGCCAGGCCCCACCAGGCCGGGGAGACGCGCTGGAGCTCGTGCATGGCCGCACCGAGATCCGCTGCGGTGGTCAGCGCCGCGTGCGCCGCCACCGGATCGGCGGCGAGATCCGCGTAACCGAGCACGTGCAGGGCGGTGATGCGGGTCGTGATGCCGCCGCGGCCGTCGGCGAGCGCGGCCTCGGCGAGGGTCCGCGCGCCCGCGATGTCACCGGTCGCCCACCGCACGTGCGCCAGGTGTGCCGCCATGTAGTGCCGGTCGTTGAACCGCTCGACCCGGTCCGCGTAGGCGATCCCCTCGGTCAGCCACCGCTCCGCGCGATCGTATTCGACGAGGACCGACGTCGAAGAGCCGATCATCCGGTACGCCCGCGCGGCCGTCTTCTCCCGGTTCCCGCCGGCAGCGCGGCTGATCGCGGTCTCCAGCAGGGCGTATCCCTCGTCCAGCCGGCCCAGGAACAGCAGCACCGAACCGACCGTGACATCCAGGTCGAGGTCGTCGTGGAGGACCATCCGTGCCCGTTCACCGTTGTCCAGTGCTTCGGGGAGCCTCCGATCCAGCATGTACGCCGCCGCGAGCGCCGCGTGCAACCGCGCCCGCACCGCGAGATCGTCCCCGGCCAGGTCCAATCCGGCGTCCAGAGTCGCGGTCCGTCTTCCCAGGTCGTCGCCGAGCAGGTGGCGCACCGCCACCCACTCGGGCAGCAGGGCGGCCGCCGCCACCGGTTCGCCGCACTCGATCCGGATCCGGTACGCCTCGGCGTAGGCGGCGTCCGCCGCCGCGTTGTCGTCGATCGCCGCGAACTCCCCGGCCAGGGCGGTCAGCACGGCCGCCCGGTTCCTTCCGGCCGGGATCGTCCGCAGCGCCCGCCGGTAGAGGTGGGCGGCCTCCTGGTGGGCGGAGAGGGCGGCGGCTTCGGCGGCGGCCTTCTCCGCGTACGGGAAAGCCTCGTGCGGACGCTGCGCCCGTTCGAACTGGTCGCTCACGAACGCCGGGGCGAAACCGGCCGCCGCCGCCACCTCGGCGGCTCGGCCGTGCAGTTCACGCCGTCGCAGCGGGGCGAGGTCGGCGTAGAGCGCGTCGCGGATCAGGGCGTGCCGGAAGTCGTACGCGCTGCCGTCGCCGCGCGGCTGCACGAAGAACCGCTCGCCCAGCTCCCGCAGCGCCGCATCGATCACATCCGGCCGCTCCTTCGTGATCGCGGCCAGCAGGTCGAGGTCGAACGACCGGCCCAGCACCGACGCCGTCGCGGCCAGGTCCCGGGCTGCCGTGCCGAGCTGCTCGGCCCGGAACAGCACCGCGTCGGCCAGGCTGTCCGGCACCCGATCGGCGTCGGCGGCGGCCAGGAACTCCTCGACGTGCAGCGGGATCCCGTCGGTGCGGTCGAAGACGTCGCCGCGCTCCTCGCCGGTGATGGCCGCCGCCAGCTTCGCGGTGCCGGCCCGGTCGAGGCGGGGCAGCCGGGCCTCCTCGGCGTGGCGCTGGGTGACCAGCCGGGACCGCCAGGCGCGCGTCGGCGTCCGTGGGTAGAGCTCGTCGCTGCGGTACGTACCGACAACCAGCAGCGGCAGCGACCGGGCCCGCAGCGCCAGCCTGGCGAGCAGGTCGAGGGTCAGCTCGTCGGCCCAGTGCAGGTCCTCGCAGGTGATCAGGGTCGGTCGCTGGATCACCTCTTCGATCATGTCGAGGAGGTCGGCGACCAGCAGCCGCCGATGCTGGACTCCGTCCTTCCTCAGCTGCCGGATCAGCCGGGCGCCGATCTCCGCGGTCGCCGGGTCCCGTCGCAGCGCCGCGCCGAGATCGGTCAGCAGGCCCGCGGCGACCTCCGCGTCACCGGGGACGGCCGCCGCGCCGACCACCGCGAACCCGTCGCCGGCCGCCCGCCCGCTGATCTCCCGCAGCAGCCGGGTCTTGCCGATGCCCGCCTCCCCGGCCAGGAGCAGCAGTTCGCCGGCGCCTCCGGCGGCCTCGGCCAGCCGCCGCCCGGCGAGGTCGAGCAGGTCTTCACGGCCGATCAGGACCGGACTGCTGAGCGTCACAGCGGAACTTTAGGAGCAGTCCCCGGCCTTCCTAGGTGTTCTGACCGATGTCCGACGGCCGGTCCGCGGGCGACGCTCACCCGGTCAGTTCCACTCCTTCATCCTTCTCACGAGGTGTTTCCCGATGGCGAAGTTCATGGACGTCCACGACGGCTTCTACGGCGTCACCGCCGAACAACTGAGCGCCGCACACGACGCCGACCTGAAGATCGAGGCCGAGGAGGGGGTGCACTTCGAGCGCGCCTGGCTCGACCCCGAGTCCGGGAAGGTGTTCTGCCTCAGCACCGGCCCCAGCAAGGAGGCGGTGATGCGGGTGCACGAGAGGGCCGGGCACCCGACCGACCAGGTCTTCGAGCTGACGGCCGAGGTCTGATCCCTCGCGCTCGACGATCAGCCGGACGGCCGCCCTGACCTCACGGCGAGGCTGGTGTTCTCAGTGGGTGACCAACTCGTCGATCAGGCTGTCGGCGAGTCTCTGGGTACGGGCCTCCGTGTGATCCAGCGCGATCACCACCATGGCGGCGCGCTGGGCGGGCAGCCGGGCGATCTGGGCGCTCAGTCCTGCCCACAGGCCGCCGTGGCGGTGCAGCGGGAAGCCGGCTCGGGTCAGCACGTCGACGCCCCAGCCGTAGGGGAGGGGCGTGCCGTCGTCGAGCCGGCCGGCCGTGTGCAGCAGGCCGGAGACGCCGAGTTCATCGTTCGCCAGGGCCTCGTTCCAGCGCATCAGGTCGGCCGCCGTCGACCAGACGCCGCAGTCGCCCAGTGACAGCGGCGCCGGGGAACCCGGTTCGGTCGGTGTGGCGCCGGGCGGGAACGGATCCGGGCCGGGCCAGTAGCGGGTGGCGGTCATGCCGAGCGGTTCGAACAGGCGTGAGCGCGCGAAGTCGGGGAACGGCTCGCCGGCGATCCGTTCGACGATGACCGACAGGCAGGTGTAGCCGGGATTGCGGTAGCTGAAGGCGGTTCCCGGTGTGCTCTCCACGGTCTCGTGCCCGCCCAGCTCGGCCAGGATGCCGGGGACGGTCCGGTCCCGGCCGGCCTTCTTGAGCGCGAAGAACTCGCCGGCCTCGGGCAGCCCTCCGGTGTGGTGGATCAGGTGCCGCACCCGGACGGTGGCCGCCCACGCCGGAAGCTCGAGGATCCAGTCGGCCAGCGCCGACTCGACGTCGAGCTCCCCCTGCCGTACGAGCAGCGCCACGCACGCGGCCGTGATCTGCTTCGACACCGACGCGACGCAGGCCGTCGTGAACGGCTCGCCGTGGCTCACGTACACCGCCGGCGCGTCCCCGTGCCGCAGCCCGGCCACGACCCGGTCGCCGTCGCCGTACCCGGCCGACTCGATAAGCGCGGCGGCCCGTTCGCGAAGATCCACCGGCCCAGTATCGGGAGCAGCCGCCACCGGGTGAACCGAATTCGGACCCGGCTCGTCAGCGGAAGGTCTGGCGGATCTCGCCGATGCCTTCCACTCGGCTGGTCAGGACCTCGCCGGGCCGCAGGTAGCGCGGTGGCGTCCGCCGGTTGCCGACCCCCGCCGGGGTGCCGGTGAAGATGAGGTCGCCGGGTAGCAGGGGGCAGACGGCGGAGATGCGGGCCACCAGCTCCGGGATCGGGAAGATCATCTCGCTGGTGCGGCCGTGCTGGACCAGTTCGTCGCCGAGGTGGCAGGTGAAGGCGATGTCGTCGCGGTCGGGGAATTCGTCCGGGGTGACCAGGACCGGGCCGGTGGGTCCGAAGCCGGGGAAGGACTTGGCCAGGGAGAACTGCGGGGGAGTGCCGCGCGTCTGCAGTTCCCGCTCGGAGAGGTCCTGGCCGACGGTCAGTCCCGCCACCGCGTCCCACGCCTGCGAGCGGGGGATCGCGAAACCGCCCGCGCCGATCACCGCGACCACCTCGATCTCCCAGTCCGGGCGGCCGGGCGGCAGGGTGACCTCGGCGAACGGGCCGGTGATGCAGGACGGGAACTTCGTGAAGATCAGTGGGTCGGCCGGTGGCCGGTAGCCGGCCTCGGCGGCGTGCGGCCGGTAGTTCAGTGCCACCGCGAAGACCTGCCGAGGGTGCGGAACAGGGGCGCCGAGAGAGCTCTCCTCGTACGGGAAAGGAGGAAGTGAAGCACCCAGCGAGTCGAGACGCGCGAGCGCGGACAAGGGGTCGAGGCCGGTGTCCACGGCCAGGCCGTCGCGGAGCGCCACGAAGCGCCCGTCCAGAGTCCCGAACCGCATCAGACGAGGGAACCGTAGAGCGAGCTGGAGTACGGCGGTGTGTCGTGCGCGGCGCTCCACGGCACCACCCGGTTGCGCAGCACGCCGACACCTTCGATCTCGGCCTCGACGACGTCGCCGGGACGCAGGTAATAGTCGAACGGGTTCGGCTGGATGGCCGCGACGCCGGAGATGGTGCCGGTCGTGATGATGTCGCCGGCCGAGTAGCCCTGCGGGGAGTGGTGGGCGACCAGGTGCGGGATCGGCAGCAGCAGCTGATCGGTGTTGCCGGATTGCCGGACCTCGCCGTTGACCCGCAGCTCCATGGCGAGCTTGTGCGGGTCACCGATCTCGTCGGCGGTGACGATCCACGGGCCGATCGGGCAGAAGGTGTCGATGCCCTTCGAGAACGAGAACACCCCGGACTGCATCTCGCGGCGCTGGATGTCGCGGGCGGTGATGTCGTTGAAGACCAGGTAGCCGGCGATGTGCTCGACGGCCTGCTCGGGCGTGAACCACTTGCCGGGCTTGCCGATGATCACGCCGAGCTCCAGCTCGTAGTCCAGCTCCTTGGTGAGCCCTTCCGGATAGACGATGTCGTCGTCCGGCCCGATGATCGCGTCGACGTTCTGGAAGAACACGATGCCCTTGTGCACCGGGTGCGACCAGTTCACCGCCTGGAGTTCCTCGTGGTGCGCGGCGAAGTTCCCGGCGGTGTGGAAGAACTTCTTCGGGACGATGGGGGCCTTCAGCCGTACGCCGGACAGCGCCAGCCGTTCCCCGGTCTCGCCGACCACGCCGTCCCGTGCGAAGAACTCCCGGGTCGAACCGCAGTCCAGCTCGACGACCGTGTCGTCCTCGAGCCGGCCGACCCGTCCCTCATCGAAAGTCACCAGGCGCATCGCGTATCCGATTCTCACTAGATGAAAGTAGCTTTCACTGCTACGAGGGAAGCGTACGCCCGGGCGAGGAAACGCGGAAGACTCGAAGCTGGAGCGCGAGCGTCGCGTAGTACCCGACCAGCGTGGTCAGCTCGAAGATCGTCGCCTCGCCGAGCCCGTCGCGGGCCGCCGTGAACTCGGCGTCGGTGAGGTCGCCCCGAACGGCGAGAGCGACGGTGGTGTCCGCGACGAGCTGCTCGTACGGGTCGCCGAACCGGGTCGCGTCCAGCTCCGCCGCGCTGAGTCCGGCGGCCAGGCCGGCGGCGCGGTGGGCGTACGTCTCGAAGTCGCTCTCCCAGACCCGCGCCACCGTGAGAACGGCGATCTCCCGTGCCCGCCCACTGAGCGAGGTGCGGTATCGCACCGCGCTCCCGAGAGCCTGCAGCGCCTCGCCGAGCGCGGGCTGCAGCAGCATCGCGTTGAACGGGCCGACGAGTGCGCCGTCCTCGTCCACCAGGGGAAACGGCCCATTGGCGCGTTCCCCGCCGGCAATGGCGTCATGGAGCGCCCGCTGCGCGTCATCGAGAGACGAGGGCGGCATCCCCGGCAGGCGGGTCATCCGAGCAGCGCCGAGATGTCCGCGCACGCCTTCTCGATGAGCGGCCGCAACTCCCGGATGATCCGCTGGCTGGACCAGTCCCGCGACTGCACCGCCAGGTTCGCCCCGGCGATCACCCGGCCCGAGGCGTCGCGGACCGGCGCGGCCACCGAGCGCAGGCCGAAGGCCAGCTCCTCGTCCT comes from the Actinoplanes sp. OR16 genome and includes:
- a CDS encoding AAA family ATPase, giving the protein MTLSSPVLIGREDLLDLAGRRLAEAAGGAGELLLLAGEAGIGKTRLLREISGRAAGDGFAVVGAAAVPGDAEVAAGLLTDLGAALRRDPATAEIGARLIRQLRKDGVQHRRLLVADLLDMIEEVIQRPTLITCEDLHWADELTLDLLARLALRARSLPLLVVGTYRSDELYPRTPTRAWRSRLVTQRHAEEARLPRLDRAGTAKLAAAITGEERGDVFDRTDGIPLHVEEFLAAADADRVPDSLADAVLFRAEQLGTAARDLAATASVLGRSFDLDLLAAITKERPDVIDAALRELGERFFVQPRGDGSAYDFRHALIRDALYADLAPLRRRELHGRAAEVAAAAGFAPAFVSDQFERAQRPHEAFPYAEKAAAEAAALSAHQEAAHLYRRALRTIPAGRNRAAVLTALAGEFAAIDDNAAADAAYAEAYRIRIECGEPVAAAALLPEWVAVRHLLGDDLGRRTATLDAGLDLAGDDLAVRARLHAALAAAYMLDRRLPEALDNGERARMVLHDDLDLDVTVGSVLLFLGRLDEGYALLETAISRAAGGNREKTAARAYRMIGSSTSVLVEYDRAERWLTEGIAYADRVERFNDRHYMAAHLAHVRWATGDIAGARTLAEAALADGRGGITTRITALHVLGYADLAADPVAAHAALTTAADLGAAMHELQRVSPAWWGLAELAFLGGDHDAALARCEQGFAASAAVGDASYLFPYVVTAVRSALAANGPSRAREWLARAEPLLAARAIPGTLAAADHAWGLIHLAEGQTGMARARLDRAATAWAARRRFWEGTAVLLDQARCAHRTRRPAEAAALVTAARTAWGPSSPPSAWLAGTPAAGGPAESPLTARELEVARLVASGRTDREIAGELVISPRTVGAHVEHIRTKLGVTRRAQIAGWLATAVSDDSPARLQDRRRGS
- a CDS encoding SCO4226 family nickel-binding protein: MAKFMDVHDGFYGVTAEQLSAAHDADLKIEAEEGVHFERAWLDPESGKVFCLSTGPSKEAVMRVHERAGHPTDQVFELTAEV
- a CDS encoding serine hydrolase gives rise to the protein MDLRERAAALIESAGYGDGDRVVAGLRHGDAPAVYVSHGEPFTTACVASVSKQITAACVALLVRQGELDVESALADWILELPAWAATVRVRHLIHHTGGLPEAGEFFALKKAGRDRTVPGILAELGGHETVESTPGTAFSYRNPGYTCLSVIVERIAGEPFPDFARSRLFEPLGMTATRYWPGPDPFPPGATPTEPGSPAPLSLGDCGVWSTAADLMRWNEALANDELGVSGLLHTAGRLDDGTPLPYGWGVDVLTRAGFPLHRHGGLWAGLSAQIARLPAQRAAMVVIALDHTEARTQRLADSLIDELVTH
- a CDS encoding fumarylacetoacetate hydrolase family protein, encoding MRFGTLDGRFVALRDGLAVDTGLDPLSALARLDSLGASLPPFPYEESSLGAPVPHPRQVFAVALNYRPHAAEAGYRPPADPLIFTKFPSCITGPFAEVTLPPGRPDWEIEVVAVIGAGGFAIPRSQAWDAVAGLTVGQDLSERELQTRGTPPQFSLAKSFPGFGPTGPVLVTPDEFPDRDDIAFTCHLGDELVQHGRTSEMIFPIPELVARISAVCPLLPGDLIFTGTPAGVGNRRTPPRYLRPGEVLTSRVEGIGEIRQTFR
- a CDS encoding fumarylacetoacetate hydrolase family protein, translating into MRIGYAMRLVTFDEGRVGRLEDDTVVELDCGSTREFFARDGVVGETGERLALSGVRLKAPIVPKKFFHTAGNFAAHHEELQAVNWSHPVHKGIVFFQNVDAIIGPDDDIVYPEGLTKELDYELELGVIIGKPGKWFTPEQAVEHIAGYLVFNDITARDIQRREMQSGVFSFSKGIDTFCPIGPWIVTADEIGDPHKLAMELRVNGEVRQSGNTDQLLLPIPHLVAHHSPQGYSAGDIITTGTISGVAAIQPNPFDYYLRPGDVVEAEIEGVGVLRNRVVPWSAAHDTPPYSSSLYGSLV
- a CDS encoding carboxymuconolactone decarboxylase family protein — encoded protein: MTRLPGMPPSSLDDAQRALHDAIAGGERANGPFPLVDEDGALVGPFNAMLLQPALGEALQALGSAVRYRTSLSGRAREIAVLTVARVWESDFETYAHRAAGLAAGLSAAELDATRFGDPYEQLVADTTVALAVRGDLTDAEFTAARDGLGEATIFELTTLVGYYATLALQLRVFRVSSPGRTLPS